CGTCctctttatttatattaaaaaaatagtttcgtTTCTCTGAGAggattgtgtgtgtgtgttgcaGATGAAGCTGGTAAACAAGTGAGAAGCGCAATTAAGCTTAAGAACACTAGCAAATCTCACACTGCATTCAAGGTACCATGTATCATTCAAGTTGACTTGTTTTAGTCTGTCATTGTAAcgaagtctctctctctctctctctctctctctctctctctctctctctctctctctctctctctctctctctctctctctctctctctctctctctctctctctctctctctctctctctctctctctctctctctctctctctctctctctctctctctctctctctctctctctctctctctctctctctctctctctttgttttagTTCCAAACAACTGCACCTAAGAGTTGTTACATGCGTCCTCCTGGTGGTGTGTTGGCTCCAGGGGAGAGCGTCTTTGCAACCGGTATTCAGATTTCTGGAAAGGAAACCAAACATGTCCTCTTTGTTTAGTTTATTTACAAAGCCGCCGCCTCTGATTCTTGCCATTGACAGTGTTCAAGTTCGTGGAACACCCAGAGAACAATGAGAAACACAAGTTGAACAAGAAGAGCAAGGCTAAGTTTAAGATTATGAGCCTCAAAGTGAAACCGGGTGTTGAGTTTGTGCCCGAGTTGGTATCTCCCTCATTTCTTACTCTCTTTATCAGGTTATGTTCGGTAGTTGTAGGTTGTTCAAAAGATAAGTTGTAGGCATAAGATGTGTTGTGGCCCCTCATATCTATCATGATGCATCTCTCCTCCGGTGTTTGTTTATGGTGCAGTTTGATGAGCAAAAGGATCAAGTAATCGTGGAGCGGGTTCTTCGGGTCATTTTTCTTGATGCGGACCGCCCAAGTGCTGTAAGCTTTCTAACTAGTTTTTTCATCCacccacatatatatatatattgtaaagtTTTGAATATTATCAGGCACTGGAGAAACTGACACGTCAATTGGAGGAAGCTGAAGCTGCTGTTGAAGTAAGAAAGAAGCCTCCACCAGAGACAGGGCCTCGTGTTGTCGGGGAGGGTCTTGTCATTGACGAATGGGTAAATATTTggctctctctttctttctccccatgagattttttttagtAACCAAAGTTTGTGTTATCTATCAGAAGGAGCGAAGAGAGAAGTACCTTGCTCGACAACAAGTCGATTCCATAGATTCTTCTTCCTAAATTGCACATGGATTTGTTATTAGCGGAGGTAAAAAGATAcgcctcttctccttcttctgtaCATAAATTTGTATCTgtctatttatgtgtttttattatttctagatgactacccttttttttttttcttttcttgtatgCCTCTGTTTGTTGTGTGATTCACGCTGGTTACTCATCATCAAGTTTTGTTTCCGTCTAAGCGATTTTATTAATCCAGCTAGAGCCGAACCATAGTAGTCAAGTTTATCAGTTTTCGTGTTGTGCTTTCTGACTTATGTAGTACCACTAGTGATTCTCTTGCATACTTGATTCGTTTTACTAATGTAGAGTTGTTATCCCCCGTTGATAGATGATCTGACTCCAGATCACCAAATCTGCCAGCTCTAACAACTTCAACTAGCATGATGATGACGACTtaacacacaacaacacaaagCAGACTTGGTGGCACTACTTCCACTTATCGAACGAAATCTTAACCGATAAACACACAAGTGAACCGGCatgacaaaatatataaagatgatgCTTTTTTTAGCTATTCTATCTTTTACTAATCAAAATCGCATGTATATTAATCctgaagcattacaacatgttttcgtagccacgtgtcatcactaagaTGATTATTAGAATCATTCagaaaataagttggtccatacgtaaatatatgttatattttttatttaactaacCATTAAATTGATTAGTAACGTATAAAGTAatattctcatttttttctttaaataaaagttacgaaattacctaatatggttaacatatatatgataattaatgattatgaataatatatatttgataacaatttttgtatcctctttttttgtttaattttatattattaaaataaattaaacaattacattaagtatataataaaatagattttttttatatgttatattttgaattttttaaaatgactataaattactaaaaatggtaaaagtttcacagtaaaaattttgtgatcaatgatttaactttttttttgttcaagcaagatacaaatgatcataaaacgtatgaatatgaagtttcattaatagatattcataatatatatatatatattaatatcatttaattaaattatatattgtataaaaatataaaaaaaaatatgtatactaGACAGTGGATTAGGTTTTTTGCTCTTGATTTCAAGTCTGCactttatacatagtttacatatactagaataataaagtattttatatatatatatataatactttattatatatatatatatattatcggtATGttcttaagtaactaaacctcaaaaTCGTAggctaataaaataagtaatttactttgttgttttagaattatatgatttttagaccgaactgatgaatatatactagacaaacatttatatttcgattctgcacttatattctataacagtttgatatattagagttgaacactaacctgtgaatagagtttgccggtgatttttttcaaaattttgattcttagatatgtatctgaaGTGGAACTAACATTTACAgatgtccattttttttaattgacacttatgtaattcactgaaTTCACAGAAGAAGTTAAAAGAAGAAACATAACTCATATCAGTGAAACATAAACGAAaacgaaagcacaattttatagaaatataaagtaaaataacttatggagagtcaatagcaaaaaaaaatcgagagcagaaaacctaatcccaTTCGTCGTTTTACAATCGATGTTTCTTTTATGGTTTTGTGATTTATGTCAGCCGCAAAAATTAATTTACTTTTATGCATATAAagtcttaaaataattaaaaggaattgtaatacgttaactcttcaaTAACGATGATACATTttagagaccaacatttgtattcatcattttacaatcgataaaaattgtagtgttgcaaaatgttaaaattatttaatgaacaaacattagtataaaaaaCTCACTTCGTGCATGCGCTCGGATTATAATTTAGTAACTTAGTATATATCGAAAATATTGTCTTAAAAACATGGAAGGCAAGGACATTCCTCAGTATTAGTGGAGGGTTGTAGGTGGAGTAAATAGAATTATGATGACTTCACTATATGTCAACCATGAATTTACATTTCTCAAGTATCAGGGGAGGGTTCTGGTATTACCTTTTCTAGTATCTCTCCCACTACCTTGAAGAGGAGGTAAATCCCATTACCACGTTGCGTCACCTATTCTTGCGGAGGCTCTTGCTATGAGGGATGCCTTGCTTCATGGCCTCGCGCTTGGATTC
Above is a window of Brassica napus cultivar Da-Ae chromosome A10, Da-Ae, whole genome shotgun sequence DNA encoding:
- the LOC106365721 gene encoding vesicle-associated protein 4-1, whose amino-acid sequence is MAITGRQNPNAEEKKKLLCPFFWQRRTTTASSSKPSFARSILPARRRLRLDPSSYLYFPYEAGKQVRSAIKLKNTSKSHTAFKFQTTAPKSCYMRPPGGVLAPGESVFATVFKFVEHPENNEKHKLNKKSKAKFKIMSLKVKPGVEFVPELFDEQKDQVIVERVLRVIFLDADRPSAALEKLTRQLEEAEAAVEVRKKPPPETGPRVVGEGLVIDEWKERREKYLARQQVDSIDSSS